The following coding sequences lie in one Flavobacterium cyclinae genomic window:
- a CDS encoding Gfo/Idh/MocA family protein: MLKVGVLGAGHLGKIHLRLLNQSEKYELVGFYDAFEENANKVAAEFGYKKFDSIADLIAAVDVVDIVTPTMQHFECAKQVIEAGKHIFIEKPISNTVEEAEEIIALAKKHNVKGQVGHVERFNPAFTAVKDKINNPMFIETHRLAEFNPRGTDVPVVLDLMIHDIDAILSVVKSKVKSINASSVAVISDSPDITNARIEFENGCVANITSSRISMKNMRKSRFFQKDAYISVDYLDKVCEVVRMKDAPEVPGDFDMILQNAEGVKKQIYFDNPGVEANNAILDELETFADAINNNTTPIVTLEDGTEALRVAYQIIECMKR; the protein is encoded by the coding sequence ATGTTAAAAGTGGGAGTTTTAGGTGCTGGTCACCTTGGAAAAATACATTTACGATTATTAAATCAATCTGAAAAATATGAATTAGTTGGCTTTTACGACGCTTTTGAAGAAAACGCCAATAAAGTAGCCGCTGAATTTGGTTATAAAAAATTCGATTCTATTGCCGACTTAATCGCTGCTGTTGATGTTGTTGATATAGTAACACCAACGATGCAACATTTTGAATGTGCAAAACAAGTTATCGAAGCTGGAAAGCACATTTTCATCGAAAAACCTATTTCAAATACGGTTGAAGAAGCTGAAGAAATCATCGCTCTAGCCAAAAAACACAATGTAAAAGGTCAAGTAGGGCATGTGGAAAGATTCAATCCTGCGTTTACTGCTGTGAAAGATAAAATCAATAATCCGATGTTTATTGAAACGCATCGTTTGGCGGAATTCAATCCTCGTGGTACGGATGTTCCTGTAGTTTTGGATTTGATGATTCACGATATTGATGCGATTTTGAGCGTAGTAAAATCGAAAGTAAAATCAATTAACGCTAGTAGTGTTGCCGTAATTTCAGATTCACCAGATATTACAAATGCACGTATCGAATTCGAAAATGGTTGTGTAGCCAACATTACTTCAAGCCGAATTTCGATGAAGAATATGAGAAAATCGCGTTTCTTCCAAAAAGACGCTTACATTTCAGTAGATTATTTGGATAAAGTGTGCGAAGTGGTTCGTATGAAAGACGCACCTGAAGTTCCAGGTGATTTCGACATGATATTACAAAATGCAGAAGGTGTAAAAAAACAAATCTATTTTGATAATCCTGGTGTTGAAGCTAACAACGCCATTTTAGATGAATTAGAAACTTTCGCTGATGCCATCAACAACAATACCACTCCAATTGTAACTTTAGAAGATGGTACCGAAGCTTTAAGAGTGGCGTATCAGATTATTGAGTGTATGAAAAGATAA